The following proteins are encoded in a genomic region of Candidatus Methylospira mobilis:
- the cysT gene encoding sulfate ABC transporter permease subunit CysT produces MNVSLMTAIRKPSVLPGFNLTMGFTLLYLSLIVLIPLSATFLKSATLGWSAFWDTITAPRVLASYKLTFAASLIGATINTFFGLLVAWVLVRYEFYGKRIVDAVVDLPFALPTAVAGIALANIYSTKGWVGQLFAPLGIKIAFTPLGVVIALTFIGLPFVVRTVQPVLEDFESELEEAAASLGATRWQTFRMVIFPSVWPALLTGFAMAFARAIGEYGSVIFIAGNIPMVSEITPLLIITKLEQYDYAGATALAVAMLVVSFMMLLTINVLQWWGANRYGRR; encoded by the coding sequence ATGAACGTTTCGTTAATGACGGCAATAAGAAAACCCAGTGTGCTGCCTGGTTTTAATTTGACCATGGGCTTTACGCTGCTTTACCTCAGCCTGATTGTGCTGATTCCTCTGTCCGCCACTTTTCTGAAGAGCGCAACGCTGGGGTGGAGCGCTTTTTGGGACACGATCACTGCTCCAAGGGTGCTGGCATCCTATAAGCTGACATTTGCCGCATCGCTGATAGGCGCAACGATCAATACCTTTTTCGGGTTATTGGTGGCCTGGGTGCTGGTGCGTTATGAATTTTACGGCAAGCGTATCGTCGATGCCGTAGTGGATCTGCCTTTTGCACTGCCCACGGCGGTAGCCGGTATAGCGCTTGCCAATATTTATTCCACCAAAGGCTGGGTAGGGCAGTTATTTGCGCCCCTGGGCATCAAAATCGCGTTTACGCCATTGGGAGTGGTGATTGCGTTGACGTTTATCGGGCTGCCGTTTGTCGTTCGCACCGTACAGCCTGTCCTGGAGGATTTTGAATCCGAACTGGAAGAGGCGGCGGCCAGTCTCGGCGCGACGCGCTGGCAGACTTTTCGCATGGTTATCTTCCCCAGCGTGTGGCCGGCGTTGCTGACCGGTTTTGCAATGGCTTTCGCGCGCGCGATAGGCGAGTACGGCTCGGTTATCTTTATTGCCGGCAACATACCGATGGTATCCGAAATTACGCCGCTGCTGATTATTACCAAGCTCGAGCAATACGACTACGCAGGCGCGACTGCGCTGGCGGTGGCGATGCTTGTTGTCTCGTTCATGATGCTGCTGACAATTAACGTGCTTCAGTGGTGGGGCGCCAACCGTTACGGCAGACGCTGA
- the modC gene encoding molybdenum ABC transporter ATP-binding protein has protein sequence MLELDIAVRRKGFDAHFAVEIKEPVSGVFGASGSGKTTLLHALSGLIRPDSGRIVLSGNVLFDAESGVFLPPEQRRIGLVFQDAQLFPHLSVRDNLLFGYRRLSPQARQFELKEIVGLLHLGHLLERRPIALSGGEKQRVALGRALLSSPLLLLLDEPLASLDDGLKRQILPFLRRVRDEIALPMLCVSHALDELLYLSPVLTLIEGGHVLAHGHYLDILERLPGYASGEFSEMKNFWPVEIVALEPDDGVVLAKLAGQPIVMPVRSAWSPGQIVTIAVKASMIALARERVVCSIQNQLFGRITRFIPHKSGMLILVDIGDGIELVSEVSERSVERLALQLGETVWCLIKSQVFEYTDTVENIES, from the coding sequence ATGCTGGAGCTTGATATTGCTGTCAGGCGCAAGGGGTTCGACGCCCATTTCGCGGTGGAAATAAAAGAGCCGGTCAGCGGTGTTTTCGGCGCATCCGGTTCCGGCAAAACGACGCTGTTACATGCGCTATCCGGACTGATACGCCCGGATAGCGGGCGCATTGTTCTGAGCGGCAATGTGTTGTTCGATGCCGAGAGCGGGGTTTTCCTGCCGCCGGAGCAGCGGCGCATCGGACTGGTGTTCCAGGATGCCCAGCTTTTTCCGCATCTATCGGTGCGTGACAATCTTTTGTTCGGCTATAGACGCTTGTCTCCGCAAGCCCGGCAATTCGAATTGAAGGAAATAGTCGGGTTGCTTCATCTTGGGCATCTATTGGAACGTCGCCCCATCGCTTTGTCGGGCGGCGAAAAACAGCGTGTGGCGCTTGGGCGCGCATTGTTGTCCAGTCCGCTGCTGCTACTGTTGGACGAACCTCTGGCTTCGTTGGATGATGGGCTGAAACGCCAGATTCTTCCGTTTTTGCGGCGTGTGCGCGATGAAATTGCGCTGCCGATGCTTTGCGTCAGTCATGCGCTCGATGAGTTGCTGTATCTCAGCCCGGTGCTTACCCTGATAGAGGGTGGGCATGTTTTGGCGCACGGGCATTATCTTGATATTCTGGAACGCTTGCCGGGTTACGCGTCAGGCGAGTTCAGCGAAATGAAGAATTTCTGGCCGGTAGAAATAGTTGCGCTGGAGCCGGACGACGGGGTGGTTCTGGCTAAACTGGCTGGTCAGCCTATCGTCATGCCGGTGCGGTCCGCTTGGAGTCCGGGCCAAATTGTCACCATAGCGGTAAAGGCATCCATGATTGCATTGGCGCGCGAGCGAGTAGTGTGCAGCATACAAAATCAGTTATTCGGCCGGATAACGCGTTTTATTCCGCATAAATCCGGCATGCTTATTCTGGTCGATATCGGCGACGGTATCGAGCTGGTATCGGAAGTGAGCGAGCGTTCTGTGGAGAGGCTGGCATTACAGCTGGGCGAAACCGTCTGGTGCCTGATAAAATCCCAAGTCTTCGAATATACCGATACCGTAGAGAATATAGAATCCTAG
- a CDS encoding Hsp70 family protein, with product MTNKTLGLDFGTTNSVAALLSEDGTPTPLEFQHHANAMSVFRSVLCFWEEQSGRATLRLDTAGPWAIERFIEDPHDCRLVQSFKSFAASRLFNETLIFGKRYAFEDLLSTFLGNFWQNSGIGGCAPPKRIIMGRPVSFVGANPDEALAIKRYETALRRFGFNEIHYVYEPVAAAFFFAQRLTRDANVLVADFGGGTSDFSVIRFGQSGSGIRSIPMGHRGLPLAGDTFDYRIIDNAISPQMGKGSRYLSINKQLEIPGQYYVSFARWNELSLLRSPATLRELKQLADTALEPDELNRFIRLLETNAIYALYRSVSDAKVTLSGADGARLKLDAPGVQLEADIERADFENWIAEDVARIGHAVDTLLADIGLVNTGIDRVFLTGGTSFVPAVRRLFSERFGDEKIETGNQFDSIAQGLALIGQERDIGRWNVKNLPA from the coding sequence ATGACAAACAAAACCCTCGGTTTAGATTTCGGAACCACCAATTCGGTAGCGGCATTACTGTCTGAGGACGGAACTCCAACCCCACTGGAATTTCAGCATCACGCCAACGCGATGTCGGTATTCCGGTCGGTGCTGTGCTTCTGGGAAGAGCAAAGCGGGCGCGCCACGCTACGGCTGGACACGGCCGGGCCATGGGCCATCGAACGTTTTATCGAAGACCCGCACGATTGCCGCCTGGTGCAATCGTTCAAATCCTTCGCCGCCAGCCGCTTGTTCAACGAGACACTGATTTTCGGAAAGCGTTATGCCTTTGAGGATCTGTTGTCTACCTTTCTCGGCAACTTCTGGCAAAACTCCGGCATCGGCGGCTGCGCACCGCCCAAACGCATCATCATGGGACGCCCGGTGTCCTTCGTCGGCGCCAACCCGGACGAAGCACTGGCTATCAAACGTTACGAAACCGCCTTGCGCCGCTTCGGATTCAACGAAATACATTACGTCTACGAACCGGTTGCCGCCGCATTTTTTTTCGCACAACGGCTAACCCGAGACGCCAATGTCCTGGTAGCCGATTTCGGCGGCGGCACCAGCGACTTCTCTGTAATCCGCTTCGGGCAATCCGGATCGGGCATACGATCCATACCGATGGGACATCGCGGCCTGCCGCTGGCCGGGGATACCTTCGATTACCGCATTATCGATAACGCGATCTCGCCGCAAATGGGCAAAGGCAGCCGCTATCTGTCGATCAACAAACAGCTGGAAATACCGGGGCAATACTATGTCAGCTTCGCGCGCTGGAACGAACTGTCGCTGTTGCGCTCGCCCGCGACGCTGCGCGAACTGAAACAGCTGGCGGACACCGCTCTGGAACCGGACGAGCTGAATCGCTTTATCCGGCTGCTGGAAACCAACGCCATTTATGCGCTATACCGCAGCGTATCCGACGCCAAAGTGACGCTATCCGGCGCCGATGGCGCGCGGCTGAAACTCGACGCGCCTGGAGTGCAACTGGAAGCCGATATCGAACGCGCCGACTTCGAAAACTGGATCGCCGAAGATGTAGCCAGAATCGGCCACGCCGTCGACACTTTGCTCGCGGATATCGGCCTGGTAAACACAGGAATAGACCGGGTATTCCTTACCGGCGGCACCTCGTTCGTTCCGGCGGTAAGACGGCTGTTCAGCGAGCGTTTCGGCGATGAAAAAATAGAAACCGGCAACCAGTTCGATTCCATCGCGCAAGGGCTGGCGCTGATCGGTCAGGAACGCGATATCGGGCGTTGGAATGTGAAAAATCTGCCGGCATAG
- a CDS encoding winged helix-turn-helix domain-containing protein has translation MPRLKTKRTSSMLLSADSGKSEHAAPRLKLNLRLLHGDVVAMGPGKADLLDFIVKTGSISQAGREMGMSYRRAWVLVDEMNHCFKKPLVITSKGGAVGGGARLSELGEQVLAHYRKMATAAADVALAYVGVFEALMADDKEAPTGE, from the coding sequence ATGCCCAGACTGAAAACCAAGCGAACTTCATCAATGCTGCTCTCCGCCGACTCCGGGAAATCGGAACATGCAGCGCCGCGTCTCAAACTTAATCTGCGTTTATTGCATGGCGATGTCGTCGCCATGGGGCCGGGAAAAGCCGACTTGCTTGATTTTATCGTTAAAACCGGCTCTATTTCCCAGGCCGGACGGGAAATGGGCATGAGTTATCGCCGTGCTTGGGTGTTGGTCGATGAGATGAATCATTGCTTCAAAAAACCCTTGGTAATAACAAGCAAGGGGGGGGCCGTAGGCGGCGGCGCCAGATTGTCCGAACTGGGCGAGCAGGTGCTGGCGCATTATCGCAAAATGGCTACGGCAGCCGCAGACGTTGCATTGGCTTATGTCGGCGTGTTCGAAGCGTTGATGGCGGATGACAAAGAAGCGCCTACGGGCGAATGA
- a CDS encoding GDSL-type esterase/lipase family protein yields the protein MMNIKTIMCYGDSNTWGLDPETRTRYPINIRWTGLLQQHLGNEVRVIEEGLRGRTTTRDDPVQAGRNGSQLLLPLLESHAPVDLVVLMLGTNDFQDAYDYQPDDVANGIQKLIDITLQSKSGVNNNPPQILLISNHV from the coding sequence ATGATGAATATAAAAACGATAATGTGCTATGGTGATTCCAATACCTGGGGGCTTGATCCAGAAACAAGAACGCGTTATCCAATTAATATCCGTTGGACGGGGTTGCTACAGCAGCATTTAGGAAATGAAGTCCGGGTTATCGAAGAAGGACTGAGAGGACGGACAACCACGCGCGATGATCCGGTTCAGGCAGGGCGAAACGGGAGCCAGCTTTTATTGCCGCTACTGGAGTCACATGCCCCTGTCGATCTGGTTGTACTCATGCTGGGAACGAATGATTTTCAGGATGCTTACGATTATCAACCTGATGATGTCGCAAACGGCATTCAAAAATTGATCGACATAACTCTTCAGAGCAAGTCAGGGGTAAATAATAATCCGCCACAAATTCTTCTGATAAGTAATCACGTATAA
- a CDS encoding DUF2721 domain-containing protein: MAFKQVGFIMISGFEGIDISKLIQISVAPVFLLAGIGAIISILSVRISRIIDVARQLDHRLDGLDGVFHNHVVEELKILSYRSKIAGCSIALCVISELLICILIALHFIAGLLEYNVSLAVAVLFVISMLFLVAGLILFLHEIFVSTMSIRMVIEKIYSSHQKRLN, translated from the coding sequence ATGGCGTTTAAACAGGTTGGGTTTATCATGATTTCTGGTTTCGAAGGTATTGATATCAGTAAATTGATTCAGATTTCAGTAGCTCCTGTTTTTTTACTGGCTGGTATAGGCGCAATCATTTCCATCCTTTCCGTTCGTATATCGAGGATAATAGATGTCGCGCGCCAACTGGATCATCGGTTAGACGGTCTTGATGGGGTTTTCCATAATCATGTAGTTGAAGAACTAAAGATATTGTCTTATCGTTCAAAGATTGCTGGGTGTTCTATTGCTCTGTGTGTCATTTCAGAGCTATTGATTTGTATTCTTATTGCGCTTCACTTTATTGCTGGGCTGCTTGAATACAACGTATCTTTAGCTGTTGCAGTATTATTTGTAATTTCCATGTTGTTTCTTGTTGCAGGACTGATTTTGTTTTTGCATGAAATATTTGTCTCAACAATGTCAATTCGCATGGTTATAGAAAAAATATATAGTAGTCATCAGAAGCGTTTAAATTAA
- a CDS encoding sulfate/molybdate ABC transporter ATP-binding protein translates to MSIRIINIEKSFGGFRALKGIDLEINSGELVALLGPSGCGKTSLLRIIAGLEAPDSGQILFYGEDATRRHVRERQVGFVFQHYALFRHMSVFENIAFGLRVRPAATRPSGAEISAKVHQLLALVQLDWVADRYPPQLSGGQRQRVALARALAVEPRVLLLDEPFGALDAKVRKDLRRWLRRMHDELHVTSVFVTHDQEEALEVADRVVVMNAGQIEQIGSPEEVYDNPATPFVYHFLGDVNLFHGRVSDGSATIADAGLALLDQAENRPAAVFYARPHEIEITAYQDGSSGIKARILDIRRFGALVKFELERSDGQGIVEAEMNRENFQGKAFIEGDEVIIQPKRLRVFTEIDETAAGGCI, encoded by the coding sequence ATGAGTATACGCATAATCAATATCGAGAAAAGTTTTGGCGGCTTCCGCGCGCTGAAGGGCATCGACCTGGAAATCAACTCCGGTGAACTGGTTGCCTTGCTCGGCCCGTCCGGGTGCGGCAAAACTTCTTTGCTCAGAATTATCGCAGGGCTGGAGGCGCCCGATTCGGGGCAAATACTGTTTTACGGAGAAGATGCGACACGGCGTCATGTGCGCGAGCGTCAGGTCGGGTTCGTGTTTCAGCACTATGCGTTGTTTCGCCACATGTCCGTGTTCGAAAATATCGCTTTCGGCCTGCGCGTGCGTCCGGCGGCAACGCGTCCTTCCGGTGCGGAAATCAGTGCAAAGGTGCATCAGCTATTGGCGCTGGTGCAGCTGGACTGGGTGGCTGACAGATACCCGCCCCAGCTTTCCGGCGGACAAAGGCAGCGCGTCGCGCTGGCGCGAGCTTTGGCGGTAGAACCGCGTGTGTTGCTGCTGGACGAGCCGTTTGGCGCGCTGGACGCCAAGGTGCGCAAGGATCTTCGCCGCTGGCTGCGCCGTATGCATGACGAGTTGCATGTGACCAGCGTCTTTGTGACCCACGATCAGGAGGAAGCGCTTGAGGTTGCGGACAGAGTGGTGGTGATGAATGCCGGGCAGATCGAACAGATAGGCTCTCCCGAAGAGGTATACGATAACCCCGCCACGCCTTTCGTTTACCATTTTCTGGGAGATGTTAATCTGTTCCATGGTCGGGTCAGCGATGGCAGCGCCACAATCGCCGATGCCGGCTTAGCCCTGCTGGATCAGGCGGAAAACCGCCCGGCTGCCGTGTTTTATGCGCGGCCTCATGAAATCGAAATTACCGCCTACCAGGATGGATCATCGGGAATCAAGGCGCGTATTCTTGATATCCGCCGTTTTGGTGCGCTGGTCAAATTCGAGCTGGAGCGTTCGGACGGGCAGGGTATCGTCGAGGCGGAGATGAATCGGGAAAATTTCCAGGGCAAAGCCTTTATCGAAGGCGATGAAGTGATCATTCAACCCAAGCGCCTGCGGGTTTTTACCGAAATAGATGAAACAGCTGCAGGCGGTTGTATCTAG
- the modB gene encoding molybdate ABC transporter permease subunit: MPDFLSPEELSALLLSIKVSIWATLMSAPLAIFTGWLLARKNFPGKGVFDALIHLPLVLPPVVPGYLLLLLFGRNGPLGRALDGCCGITLGFSWKGAALASALMAFPLMVRSVRLSVSLIDIRLESAARTLGASALSVFFAITLPMAMPGIVSGLVLAFSRSLGEFGATITFVGNIAGETRTLPLAIYTASQIPDGDMQAMRLIALSLIVALAALVGSEQLSRRMERKLGLGAVDNAGA, from the coding sequence ATGCCGGATTTTCTCTCGCCCGAAGAGCTTTCCGCTCTATTGCTTTCCATCAAGGTTTCGATTTGGGCGACCTTGATGAGCGCCCCGCTCGCCATTTTTACCGGCTGGCTGCTGGCTCGTAAAAACTTTCCAGGGAAAGGCGTGTTCGATGCGCTGATCCATTTGCCTCTGGTGTTGCCTCCCGTCGTTCCCGGCTACCTGCTGCTGCTGCTGTTCGGGCGGAACGGTCCGTTGGGACGCGCGCTGGACGGCTGTTGCGGAATTACGCTGGGTTTCAGCTGGAAAGGCGCGGCGCTGGCTTCCGCATTGATGGCTTTTCCATTGATGGTTCGATCGGTGCGCTTGTCGGTCAGTTTGATCGATATTCGCCTGGAAAGCGCGGCCAGAACGTTGGGTGCTTCGGCTTTGTCGGTTTTTTTCGCGATAACGCTGCCGATGGCGATGCCGGGCATCGTATCCGGTCTGGTGCTGGCCTTTTCACGCAGTTTGGGCGAGTTCGGCGCCACCATTACCTTTGTCGGCAATATCGCCGGTGAAACCAGGACGCTGCCATTGGCTATTTATACGGCCAGCCAGATACCCGATGGGGACATGCAGGCGATGCGCCTCATTGCATTGTCGCTGATCGTAGCGCTGGCCGCTCTGGTGGGCAGTGAGCAACTATCGCGCAGAATGGAGCGAAAACTCGGTTTGGGGGCGGTCGACAATGCTGGAGCTTGA
- a CDS encoding IS630 family transposase: protein MGKIQRDAHNGKVELFYFDEAGFSCLPSVQRSWSPLGKPHCADASVGHKRANVMGALNYAQGALHFEVCDHTIRREHVINFLDRLAASSAQEKWTFVWMDNASIHHSIEPEITDRWLVDHRFVLLYLPPYSPELNLIEILWKHAKYHWRDFTSWTRDTLIQNVQVLLNDFGTKFHICYT from the coding sequence ATGGGGAAAATTCAGCGCGATGCTCACAACGGCAAGGTTGAATTGTTTTATTTCGATGAAGCGGGTTTTTCTTGCCTGCCCTCTGTGCAACGAAGCTGGTCGCCTTTGGGGAAGCCTCATTGCGCTGATGCGAGTGTCGGACATAAACGGGCCAACGTGATGGGGGCGCTGAATTATGCACAAGGAGCCCTGCATTTCGAGGTCTGTGACCACACTATCCGGCGTGAACATGTCATTAACTTTCTTGATCGCCTGGCTGCCTCTTCTGCGCAGGAAAAGTGGACTTTCGTGTGGATGGATAACGCTTCGATACATCATTCTATCGAGCCGGAAATCACCGACCGTTGGTTGGTCGACCATCGGTTCGTTCTTTTGTATCTGCCGCCCTACAGCCCGGAACTGAATTTGATCGAAATACTTTGGAAGCATGCAAAATACCATTGGCGTGACTTCACTTCCTGGACACGAGATACGTTGATTCAGAATGTTCAAGTGCTTCTGAATGACTTCGGCACAAAGTTCCACATATGTTATACGTGA
- the cysW gene encoding sulfate ABC transporter permease subunit CysW, whose protein sequence is MSTHSIRLANTEPAAVRWALVAIALLFLGGFLFMPLLVVFLQAFNKGFSFYWGALGDPTALAAIRLTLLVTAIAVPLNMVFGLAASWAIAKFDFHGKSLLITLIDLPFSVSPVVSGLIYVLMFGMQGWMGPWLAEHNIRLMFAVPGIVMATVFVTFPFVARELIPLMEAQGSDEEEAAIVLGASGWQTFWRVTLPNIKWGLLYGVILCNARAMGEFGAVSVVSGHIRGLTNTIPLHVEILYNEYNSTAAFAVASLLAMLALVTLVLKSGLAWRLKSTLETSG, encoded by the coding sequence ATGTCAACTCATTCCATTAGATTGGCTAATACCGAGCCGGCTGCCGTGCGGTGGGCATTGGTCGCGATTGCATTGCTGTTTCTGGGTGGATTTCTGTTCATGCCGTTGCTGGTCGTGTTTTTGCAAGCTTTCAACAAAGGGTTTTCCTTCTATTGGGGGGCGCTGGGCGACCCGACCGCGCTGGCGGCAATCCGCTTGACTTTGCTGGTGACAGCGATTGCTGTGCCGCTTAATATGGTGTTCGGACTGGCGGCGTCCTGGGCGATCGCCAAGTTCGATTTCCATGGCAAAAGCCTGCTGATTACCTTGATCGATCTGCCGTTTTCAGTGTCTCCGGTGGTGTCGGGATTGATTTATGTGTTGATGTTCGGCATGCAGGGCTGGATGGGCCCCTGGCTGGCCGAGCACAACATCCGTCTGATGTTTGCAGTACCCGGCATCGTGATGGCGACCGTGTTCGTGACCTTTCCGTTTGTCGCGCGTGAGCTGATCCCGTTGATGGAGGCACAAGGAAGTGATGAGGAGGAGGCGGCTATCGTGCTTGGCGCCAGCGGGTGGCAAACCTTCTGGCGGGTAACCTTGCCGAATATTAAATGGGGCCTGCTTTATGGCGTAATTCTGTGCAATGCGCGGGCGATGGGAGAGTTCGGCGCGGTTTCGGTCGTCTCCGGTCATATCAGGGGCTTGACCAACACCATACCTTTGCATGTCGAAATTCTGTACAACGAATATAACAGCACGGCGGCGTTCGCCGTCGCTTCCTTGCTGGCCATGCTGGCTCTGGTGACGCTGGTGCTGAAGAGCGGATTGGCCTGGCGCTTGAAATCGACCCTGGAAACCAGTGGCTAG
- the parA gene encoding ParA family partition ATPase yields MIISVLNQKGGVGKTTLSVNIATALALGSNKVLLVDADTQGSALDWHSSRVQEALFPVVGLAKPTLHKDIPELAGPYDHVIIDGPPRANDVARSAIMASHIVLIPLQPSPYDVWAADEIVKLIQEALVFRENIKALFIVNRKIANTAIGRDVSSALAGYPFALTQSIVGQRVAFAESAAQGLSVLEFEPKGAAAKEIKSLVHEIMEF; encoded by the coding sequence ATGATTATCAGCGTACTCAATCAAAAAGGCGGCGTAGGCAAGACTACTCTTTCCGTCAATATCGCGACAGCGCTTGCGCTGGGCAGCAACAAGGTATTGCTGGTGGACGCAGATACACAGGGAAGCGCGCTCGATTGGCATTCCAGCCGTGTACAGGAGGCTCTTTTTCCTGTCGTCGGTTTGGCCAAACCCACCCTGCACAAGGATATACCGGAACTTGCCGGCCCTTACGATCACGTTATCATCGACGGCCCGCCGCGCGCCAACGATGTAGCGCGCTCTGCAATTATGGCCAGCCATATCGTGCTTATTCCGTTACAGCCGTCTCCCTACGATGTCTGGGCCGCAGACGAAATTGTCAAGCTCATCCAAGAAGCGCTCGTTTTCCGCGAAAACATCAAAGCGCTCTTCATAGTCAATCGCAAAATAGCGAATACGGCTATAGGCCGCGATGTATCCAGCGCATTGGCAGGCTACCCTTTTGCATTAACCCAAAGCATAGTGGGTCAACGCGTGGCCTTCGCCGAAAGCGCGGCACAAGGTCTTTCGGTCCTCGAGTTCGAACCGAAAGGCGCAGCCGCTAAAGAAATCAAATCACTTGTTCATGAAATCATGGAGTTTTGA
- the dbpA gene encoding ATP-dependent RNA helicase DbpA yields MTIEFSTLPLTPAMLANLASMDYRYMTPVQAESLPHILENKDLIAQAKTGSGKTAAFGIGLLAKLDPNANEIQALVLCPTRELADQVAKELRKLARFIPNIKILTLCGGTPLGPQLESLSHGADIVVGTPGRIQDHLQKASLQLDRIKTLVLDEADRMLDMGFNDAISAIIATTPRTRQTLLFSATYPAGIDKLSGSFQKQPARVSVESLHSSTQIEQWFYEIEDTKRLHTLSALLGHYQLESSVIFCNTKIQCQDVADHLQDKGIDALALHGDLEQKDRDLVLVRFANKSCSVLVATDVAARGLDIKDLQAVINFELSPDPEVHVHRIGRTGRAGKQGIALSLYSPAEAHRVIAIEAYQKNPAHTQQPTSLNTAAAYSQQAPMVTLCIDGGRKQKVRPGDILGAITGDAGIPGQHVGKIDIFDFHAYVAIERSIADKALQRLSQGKIKGRNFKIRKVR; encoded by the coding sequence TTGACCATCGAATTTTCTACCCTGCCGCTCACCCCGGCCATGCTGGCTAATCTGGCATCAATGGACTACCGATACATGACCCCGGTCCAAGCCGAAAGCCTGCCGCATATCCTGGAAAACAAGGATCTGATCGCACAGGCAAAGACCGGCAGCGGCAAGACCGCCGCATTCGGCATCGGGCTGCTGGCCAAGCTGGACCCGAACGCCAATGAGATACAAGCGCTGGTGCTATGCCCCACCCGTGAGCTGGCCGACCAGGTAGCCAAGGAACTGCGTAAACTGGCGCGCTTCATCCCCAACATCAAGATACTGACCCTATGTGGCGGTACGCCGCTGGGTCCGCAGCTGGAGTCGCTGTCGCATGGCGCCGACATCGTCGTCGGCACGCCGGGACGCATACAGGATCATTTGCAGAAAGCCTCTCTGCAACTGGACCGGATCAAGACGCTGGTGCTGGACGAAGCCGACCGCATGCTGGACATGGGCTTTAACGACGCTATCAGCGCCATCATCGCCACAACGCCTCGCACACGGCAGACGTTGCTGTTCTCAGCCACCTACCCCGCAGGCATCGATAAGCTGAGCGGCTCGTTTCAAAAGCAGCCGGCGCGTGTCAGCGTGGAATCACTGCACAGCAGCACCCAGATCGAACAATGGTTTTATGAAATAGAAGACACCAAGCGCCTACACACCCTGTCGGCGTTGCTCGGACATTATCAGCTCGAATCCAGCGTGATTTTTTGCAATACCAAAATACAATGCCAGGATGTCGCCGATCACTTGCAGGACAAGGGCATAGACGCGCTGGCATTGCACGGCGATCTGGAACAAAAAGATCGCGACCTGGTACTGGTGCGTTTCGCCAATAAAAGCTGTTCCGTTTTGGTCGCTACCGATGTTGCCGCGCGCGGCTTGGATATCAAGGATTTACAGGCCGTCATCAACTTCGAGCTCTCGCCCGACCCGGAGGTGCATGTACATCGCATAGGCCGCACCGGGCGCGCAGGCAAGCAAGGCATCGCGTTGAGCCTGTACTCCCCGGCGGAAGCTCACAGAGTCATCGCCATCGAAGCCTATCAAAAAAATCCGGCGCACACGCAACAGCCCACGTCATTGAATACGGCTGCGGCGTACAGTCAACAAGCGCCCATGGTGACGCTGTGTATTGATGGAGGACGCAAGCAAAAAGTCAGGCCGGGAGATATTCTGGGCGCGATTACCGGCGATGCAGGCATTCCCGGACAGCATGTCGGAAAAATCGATATCTTCGATTTTCATGCCTATGTAGCCATAGAGCGCTCCATCGCCGACAAAGCCTTGCAGCGCTTGTCGCAAGGAAAAATCAAAGGCCGCAACTTCAAGATTAGAAAAGTACGTTAA
- a CDS encoding helix-turn-helix domain-containing protein, with amino-acid sequence MKKRNIQKRNLLDQPLTSEEIETLEQLAKHHHYPDFRRRALGLLALNAGRSVADICEFLHVSDQPIYNWAKGWREKGIAGILSGHKGGAPVKLTQEMLDVAAEIACQEPLTLAKIAVRIAERFPDAPSFSLDRLAAGLKARGLSFKRNRLSLKKNGMKPGFSR; translated from the coding sequence ATGAAGAAGCGCAACATACAAAAACGAAATCTGCTCGATCAGCCGCTGACCAGTGAAGAGATCGAAACCTTGGAACAACTCGCAAAACACCATCACTATCCTGATTTCCGTCGGCGCGCGCTGGGCCTGCTGGCATTGAATGCGGGACGGAGTGTCGCCGATATTTGTGAGTTTTTGCATGTCAGTGATCAACCGATATACAACTGGGCTAAAGGCTGGCGAGAGAAAGGCATTGCCGGTATTCTGAGCGGACACAAAGGCGGAGCACCGGTGAAGTTGACCCAGGAAATGCTGGATGTCGCTGCGGAAATAGCCTGCCAGGAGCCGCTAACCTTGGCGAAGATTGCTGTTCGCATAGCAGAACGTTTTCCCGATGCGCCCAGCTTCAGTTTGGATCGTCTCGCTGCGGGGCTGAAAGCCAGAGGGCTTTCTTTCAAGCGGAACCGGCTTTCCTTGAAAAAAAACGGGATGAAACCCGGTTTCAGCAGGTGA